CCGCCTGGATTATCTGTTCAACAACGCCGGCATCGCTGTCGGCGGCGAAGCCCGGGACGTTTCCTGCGACGACTGGAAGCGCGTCATCGACGTGGACCTGTACGGCGTGATCCACGGTGTTTGCGCGGCTTACCCGATCATGGCCGCGCAGGGCTTCGGGCACATCGTCAACACCGCGTCGATGGCCGGCCTGGCGCCCTTTCCGGGCGAGCTGTCCTACACGGCCGGCAAGTACGGAGTAGTCGGCCTGACTTTGGGCTTGAGAATCGAAGGCGCCGATCTGGGCGTCAAGGCCAGCGTGGTCTGCCCGGGTATCATCGACACGCCGATTTACCGGGTGAGCAAGGCCGTCAGATTCGACAAGGAGAACGCCCTGGCCGAACTGCCCCGGGGCATGACGCCGCAACGATGCGCTGAAGAGATCCTGCGGGGAGTGGAGAAGAACCGGGCGGTCATCGTGGTGACGTTCATGGCCAAATGCATGTACCTGATCCAGAGACTCAGCCCCGGACTGATGTTGTGGCTGTTCAGGCAGTATATGAAAAAAATGCGACGGTTTCGGATAGAAGCATAACAGTAACCGTAAAGGAAAGGAGACAGACCATGAACGAAATTCAAGGGCAGAAACAATCGGCCGCGTTTATCACCTCCAAAGACACCCTGGACGGCGTCTATCCGGGACTGATCTTAAGCATCAACGCCAGGCGCCTGGGAATGGAGGCCACCGTATTCTATACCTTCATGGGGCTCAACGTCCTGCGCAAGGGGTGGGTGGAAAAAGCCAAGTTCCAGCCTCCGGGATTCATGGGCGCCATCCCCGGCATGGCCGCCGTGGCCACCTGGATGATGAAGGGGAAAATGGAAGAGGCCAACGTGCCCACGCTGCCAGATCTTCAGGAAATGGCCCAGGCCGAAGGCGTCCGCTTCGTCGCTTGCAAAATGACGGTCGACATGATGAAATTCACGCAAAAGGACTTCATCGACGGCGTCATCATCCAGACGGCGGAAGATTTCTTAAAATATGCCATGAACTGCAAGATACTGCTTTATACTTAGTCTCCATCGGAAACGGTTTGGTTATGCTTTATACTGGACATTTAATTTAGGAGATCAATCATGACACACGGCAAAACCACTCACGCGCTGGCGGACTTCTGCAAAGACACCTGCCCGATCTGCACCCGGGCCCGGGAAAAGGGCGAGGGGTTGCTGCACAGTTTTGTCAAGCTGGAAGAGGGGATCTGCCCGGCCTGCCGCTCCTACAAGAAGGTATATGGCGTGCCGGCGCATGAGAAAATTCAGGAGAAAGAATAGCGAACTATTCTTTCTCTTAATCTTTAATAAGGTATTTTTTTATTTATATATACTTTTCTTTGGTGCAAAGAAAAGTACCAAAAGAAACATTTCCCGGCACCGCGGCTGATCCTGGTTGCGACCGTTTTTTCGGCGTGGGCAGGAACTCGCTTGGGAATCGGCTCTGGGAATAAATTTCCGGTGCTCTGTTGTTTTCCTTTTTTTCGTATTGCCCAAGGAATTTGGCGCTCAAACAGCCTGCCCACTGTTGCCGAAAAAACCTGGCCGCAACCAGGGCCGCGCTGCAACGGGCAAAAAATGTTCTGCTTTTCGAACGCCGACGTCAAGCGCGTCCATTATAAATGAAAGGCCTTGATTCGATTTCTGTTTGAAATGGCATCTGCAATCCGGAGATATGATGAATTTAGGGCAAAAGCCATCATTCTACCCGTACAATCAATAAAACCTTCCGCTAATTTTTAAAGGCAGTGGGCCTCCCCCTGCCCGTTGCAGCGCAGCCGAGCGCAGGCGGTTTTTTCGGAAACAGCGGGCAGACTGTTTGAGCGCCGAGCCCTGATGAATAGCTTCGAGGGGGGAATAATCAATTTCCGGAAAACCAACGTCGAGGGTGATTCCCGAGCGAGTTTCTGCCCGCGCCGAAAAAACCGCCCGCGCGAGGGAAGCCACGCCGGTGGCGTGGCCAAGCTGCCGGACAATGTTTCTTTTGGTCCTTTTCTTTGCGCCAAAGAAAAGGACATTATAACCAGGCTAAAGATTTTGATCGGCAGCCGGGCACGACTTGCCCGGCTCAATCACGCAGCAACAGTCGCCCCCGGTCCTGCCCAGCATGGAATTGATGACGGCGGCGGCGCAGCCCACGCCGCTCTGGACGGTGATGGCGCCGGCCGGGCAATTCATGGCGCAGGCGCCGCATTCCATGCAGGCGTCCCGGTCAATTATCGCCGCCCGGCCGTTATCCAGCGACAGCACCCCGCGGGGGCAGACGTCGGCGCACAGGCCGCAGCCGACGCAGCGTTCCGCGTCCAGCGCCAGGGTGACCACGTCCTTCAGATAACGCAGTTTTTCCATAACGTCTCCTAACCCGAATATTTTCATGAAATATCCGGGCTAACCCACCAATAAGGCGACCAGCCAGCCGACGACGCCGACGATAGCGGCGATGATCTGCAGGGGAACCGCCCATTTCATCTCCGCTTTGACCCCGGAAAGGGAAGTATAGGTCGAAGCGCCGGTAAAATTCATCCCCAGATACGACGAAAACGCAGCCGAAACCGGAAGCAGCGGCAGGTATTTCCCCATTCCAACCGGCTCGGGCCAGGAGATGACGATCAGGACGGCTGTCAGCAGGCCGGCGACGGCGCCTTTGATGGAAAAAGACCGCCCCGGCAGCCAGGGCAGCAGCAGCGGCGTCAGCACCGCCCCGGCAATGATGGCGCCGGCCATAATCG
This genomic window from Thermodesulfobacteriota bacterium contains:
- a CDS encoding SDR family oxidoreductase, with amino-acid sequence MNRFVGKVTIITGAGSGIGRALAEKLAARGAILVLADINGPQVTQVVDQIKKTGRQARAVVLDVTEREAVREVVEATVAEHGRLDYLFNNAGIAVGGEARDVSCDDWKRVIDVDLYGVIHGVCAAYPIMAAQGFGHIVNTASMAGLAPFPGELSYTAGKYGVVGLTLGLRIEGADLGVKASVVCPGIIDTPIYRVSKAVRFDKENALAELPRGMTPQRCAEEILRGVEKNRAVIVVTFMAKCMYLIQRLSPGLMLWLFRQYMKKMRRFRIEA
- a CDS encoding DsrE/DsrF/DrsH-like family protein yields the protein MNEIQGQKQSAAFITSKDTLDGVYPGLILSINARRLGMEATVFYTFMGLNVLRKGWVEKAKFQPPGFMGAIPGMAAVATWMMKGKMEEANVPTLPDLQEMAQAEGVRFVACKMTVDMMKFTQKDFIDGVIIQTAEDFLKYAMNCKILLYT
- the hgcB gene encoding mercury methylation ferredoxin HgcB; this translates as MEKLRYLKDVVTLALDAERCVGCGLCADVCPRGVLSLDNGRAAIIDRDACMECGACAMNCPAGAITVQSGVGCAAAVINSMLGRTGGDCCCVIEPGKSCPAADQNL